A genomic region of Saccopteryx bilineata isolate mSacBil1 chromosome 1, mSacBil1_pri_phased_curated, whole genome shotgun sequence contains the following coding sequences:
- the GADD45B gene encoding growth arrest and DNA damage-inducible protein GADD45 beta — translation MTLEELVACDNAAQKMQTVSAAVEELLVAAQRQDRLTVGVYESAKLMNVDPDSVVLCLLAIDEEEEDDIALQIHFTLIQSFCCDNDINIVRVSGMQRLAQLLGEPADTQGTTEARDLHCLLVTNPHTDTWKSHGLVEVASYCEESRVNNQWVPYISLQER, via the exons ATGACTCTGGAAGAGCTGGTGGCGTGCGATAACGCGGCGCAGAA AATGCAGACGGTGAGCGCCGCAGTGGAGGAACTGCTGGTGGCCGCGCAGCGCCAGGACCGCCTTACCGTGGGGGTGTACGAGTCGGCCAAGCTGATGAATGT GGACCCTGACAGTGTGGTTCTTTGCCTGTTGGCCATTgacgaggaggaagaggatgacaTTGCCCTGCAGATCCACTTCACGCTCATTCAGTCCTTTTGCTGTGACAACGACATCAACATTGTACGGGTGTCTGGCATGCAACGCCTCGCACAGCTGCTGGGTGAGCCAGCCGATACCCAGGGCACCACCGAGGCCCGAGACCTGCACTGCCTCCTAGTCACG AACCCTCACACAGATACCTGGAAGAGTCACGGCTTGGTGGAGGTAGCCAGTTACTGTGAAGAGAGCCGGGTGAACAACCAGTGGGTCCCCTACATTTCCCTTCAGGAACGCTGA